Below is a window of Macadamia integrifolia cultivar HAES 741 chromosome 8, SCU_Mint_v3, whole genome shotgun sequence DNA.
ccttaacatggcacaacgcgttttaaaaccttgaagcccattggccaaagaggacaatattgtgcaaggttaatggggctggggCGTTACATTTAAGCCCCTTCTCCTTAATTTATAAATTCATAGAAaccaacaaaataggaaaaaccTCTAACATGGTAAGAGGATCCCTTACAACTTAAGTCTtccttcaaaatagaaaatattagaacattACAAAATAGTAACTATCGCCAGATTGCAGCATATATATCCAACCCTATGAAATAGAAAGTAAGAAGCCCCAAAGTGAACCCAACCATAGTAGCTGGAATATATTTAACAGAATATTTCCTGCTCAAATCTCCTCTAGATCTGCTAAAATACACTCCTAATCTCCTCTCTATGATCTCAATCTACATCAGTTCTCCCAGGATCGGAAAACTCGTCCTTAACTTTTGCGAAGTCAATGAATTAGATTCGCATAATCAACCTTCAGTCAGAAGTAGAACTCAGCAACCATCAACTTTGTCTGTCGTCCCTCcatggctctaataccaataaTGTAGAATTGATTTTAAACCAGGGAAGAACCAGCGGGAAATCAATCGCAACAAGATTGCAATATGGAACAAACATAAATCAATGacggaatatttttttttcaacttttttttttcttagagaaataaaagaagaaacaagaaaggatATGACCAAGGATTAACCACCTGGCCTGCGGGAATGGAATCACCACCATAACCAACCTACTACATCACCACAGTAGGGTTTGATACTTTGATTGGAATCTCCACCAAGAGGGCTGGAACTGCATCACCACTGCACCAACAAGGCTGAAGCCAAAACTCACTTTTTTTCATCATTAGAGGGTCTAACTGTCTAAGCCCCTTCTCCTTTATGTGTAACTTCATGGAAACCAACAAAAAGGAAACCTCTAGTATGGTAGGACAACTTAAGTCttccttcaaaatagaaactatctaGAACATTACAAAATAGAACTATGGCTGGATTGTAGCATATCTATCCAACCCTACAGAATAGAAAGTAAGAAGCAATAAAGCGAAACCCACAATCCCCATTAGTATTTGGAATATAGATAACAGAATGCTACCCAGCCCACTCAAATCTCCTCTAGATCCTCTACAATATCTTCCAAATCTCCTCCCTATGATCTGAATCAGTCGTGGATACATGGTCTTTGAGAATTTTACAATACGAATGAACCAAAAGACATCCCATTTACAGTAACTCACGAGAACAATAAAATCACAGGCACAGAGTGAGGTTGGTGAATATCATAGTTATCATAACCACTGCAACAGATTGTCTCTAGGATGAGCATCAAAAACAAATCCCATGAGAGCATGTATGGTAGGAGGCATACCTTATCTTTGATACCACCAACAGGTAATACCAGACCCCTCAGGGTCATCTCTCCTGTCATTGCGGTGTCTGCTCTTACTCTTTGTTGGGTGAATAATGAAACAAGAGATGTTACCAGAGTCACACCAGCTGAAGGCCCATCCTTTGGTACAGCTCCAGCAGGAAAATGTATATGAATATCCCGACCCTCCAGCAGATTGATTTCCCCAGCAGTTGCTAACTTAAGGTCTGCTGCTCTTGCCCTTACCTatcaaaagaacattttgaggTTATGATAATAGTAGTAATtagtaaaaagaaaataaaaatgaaaagaaaaatggtcCTTTAGGCACATCAGCTGTTATTTCCTACAAACATTGTGCAACCAAATGCGTTGACAAAAGTGTATACTGTGGTAGCTGTTTAAGGAGTTGATTGGAATTTAACAGACTTAACTACTGTTTGTGCATCTTAAGACCAGGTGTGGCTTGCACGCACACTCGTGTTAACTACATATCTATGCCAGTTATCAATTATTGCATAATATGCATAGCTATATGAAACACAGAACCACAAGCTGGCAAACATAGGTGCATTTTTCTCCCACCGtctcttctccccctcccccaacacccctcaccccaaaaaaaaaattaaaaaaataaaaaaaattaaaaataaaaaacaaagagacCATATTGAGGGTAATTATATAGAGGATTATATTGCTTGAGTggcaaaggaaaaaagaatatattgaGGGCTTTTCACCAAGAAACACATTCAATAAATTAGCATCTTATAGGCAACAAAGTCAGAGGCATTCTCCAAAATTTAAAGTGAGATACAGAGACAACATGaatgtaaaaggaaaaaaaattggtaaattaCAAATTCATAAATTGTGAGCATGCTTGATGTAATAAAAgtgaagaaacaaataaaacctACCCATGTTAGTGCAATTTGTGCCGATTCCTTAATAACATCACCAAGTTGCCCTGTGAGATGCAAATCTCCTTTTCCTACCATTGCTGCAGCCTCAACAAACTGAACTTCTCCACCAAAGGAGGTCCAAACAAGCCCAACTGTTACTCCAGGAGTAGCAACACGTTCTGCAGCTTCCCTGTCGTCAAACTTTGGGGGCTGCATTCCAATATCAGCACAATACACAGTTTTATTTATGATAATAAGATATAAATCAGAAATCAAGCACACAAGGAAACCTGAGTGTTTAGGCAGAACAAAGTGTGGCCTTATTTCAAGAATCAGCTGCATAATGACCTGTCCTAAATGAATTAGGTAATAAGAAGTTGGGTCACCCATGGGAGAAAATATAGCCTAAAACTAAAAGCAACTATACAATACAAAGTGACCTTAGGATTTTTTCCCAAACTGTTGATATAGTACATCCAGAAATTTTAGTAATGACAAATGGATGTTCCTGTCAACTGGTATGGGTCCAATACTTGGGCACATCCAATGAGGTGCATAACATTTGCAAACTCTGAATTGTTGATAATATGCCATCTTACAGAGACATGCACAATTCCAACTATGCTGCTGACTACCAATTGTCCCAGGTTTCTGCTAGCTACAAGTTTATAGCTTCTAAGATAAATAGATAAGTACCACCAGGacaacaaagaagaataaatTACCCCCAATACTTTTTCCAGCATAGCCTCATCCACTATCAAAGCTGAGGTACTTTTAAAAGCATTTGATATCTCATGATTGTTAACACCAATTGGAATAACTTCCATGTCTACTTCAGCCCCCCCATCTGCAAGTCTTGCATCCATCAGTGGTGTAGCCATTTGGTGAACACCTTTGCTGAGTGGGACTGTCTGTTCTTGCTCAGCAACTCGAACTGCAGCTGCACGAGCCAATGCAGCCAAGTTCCTCTCCACATTCCGTACACCTGCCTCTCTAGTATATCTTTGAATTACAAGTTTCACCATATCCTACCACAAACACAGCATCATCAAAGAAAAAGTCATTGTAAGATAGAGCCATACAAGCTTATAAAAGTAATGTCAAATgttaagaaaaaacaaaatctcCAACCTGTAATACAGGGATGGCAATCATCTTTACAACATGATCAATATATGTAGGGTTCAGTCAGAGGATCCTAACAATGGAATCAGACTCAACCCAAGCTATCAGAACCTGCCACTTTACAAAAGACCCCGGCATTCCACAATCATGgccaaatttttttcccaattaaTAGATATGCCAGGTTCAGATCTGTCCTGAACACAATCCAAACCCAAGCCCTTGCCATCCCTAACTAGAGGTGTAAACATTTCATGAATTAGAGATTCAAATACTGCTTATCCCTTTCTAGAAATCAagaaatctgaaaattaatGGCTACCCATGCCAAAACATCATGTGTGGCAAGCATGCAGACGAGTGGGATCCGCTCAAATAGAAAAAGCCAGTTTTACAAGTGAGAAAATTTATGGATTTCACTAGAAGAGTGGGATCCACTCAAATAGAAAGAGCCAGTTTTACAAATGAgaggattttttcttttcagtaaCTCCATTTACTAATTTCTGTGAGCCTCCTGTTCCCATCCAGAGAGGGAACACTCTCTTCTTAATGACCTAATAGAAGTGTTTGATCtaacgcaaaaaaaaaaaaagtattaaagTGAACAGACTTTGAATGGTTCAATACACTATTATCAATTTGAGTGCACTAGAAGTGTTATGTAAATGATCAAGAGAGTAAGCCAGGGAAATATCAATCACTACTTAGATGTCAAATTAGCTATGCAATTTGCATCTGGAAATATAATGGCATATGTCAATCAATAAATCTTCCAATGTAAGCTCATACCTCAGGAATTTGAAGGAACTCAGAGCTCAAGCCATGCTGATCTAGAACTCTTGGTATTAAATGCTGCATGGCTATTTTCAACTTTTCCTCAGGTGTATATCCAGGAAGCTCAATTACCTCCATTCGATCCAAGAGTGGTGGGGCAATAGGCTGGACTCTGTTTGCAGTTGCAACAAAAATGACCTTTGAAAGATCGAATGGGACATTTAAATAGCTGTTTAATTCAAtcaaggaaatttttttgttattacaaGTCCGTCAGTGAGATTCTTACAAAGTTCCATGTGTGCCACACACACTCTCATCAGCACAAAAATATAGGACAAGAAATTGGAAATCCATATCTACATCATGTTGGGATATTCATAAAAGTTTAAAACCTCGTCCAAAGAACAGTAATAAGTGGAGGTACCTTTTGAAGGCCCTCAGATTTTATCAGTGTTAATTGAGAAATCCAAAACCACATCCAAATGAAAACAATAATTGGCCAAGATTCCTTTAAAGGGCCCTcagatttttttcaatttcaattaagTGAAAGAATCAAACAATATTCTAACTAAAGATTAGTCTAACTCATCCAAGAACTTGGGATGTTGAATGAAAAGCAAAAGGATACTGATCATTGAAAGTTTTGTTCTGCTCCGGATCAAGAACTTCCAGTAGTGCTGAGGCAGGATCCCCACGGATATCGGAGCCAGTCTTGTCAACCTCATCCAGCAACATAACCGGGTTGCAAACAGCTACTCTCTACAATTCCAGACATAAACTTTAACCTTTCTCAAGACAAATGCAGATAGACAAAGTCCAGAATGCAGAAATCAGGGAATTGAAAGGAAATCTTAAGTCAGTAGAAACATTCAAATGATACAACCAACCAAGCTTATTGCTTAATAGACCTCAAAGAAGGTCTCCAAACACAGGTATGTAATGTAGCAACATGAGAAGGCAAAGTACGAGAGGATTCACAAATTTTGGTCCCATCAAGAAGATCTTCAAGTCCAAAGATTGGCCAGATCATAGTTGTCTCAgcgtctaggcgacccaaggcattggaggaggCCTGGTCGCAAGGCAGCACCAACAAGGCGCCTAGGCACCTGCCAAGGCAACCATGTGAACTGGATGCCTgggtgacaccttgacaactatgggccTGACTAGAAGATCCAGAAATCTTTTCTTTCTGTACTTCTTTCTAATGTGTTCAACGACCCATTGAACAATggctcaaaaccctaaattcaTCAGGTGCATAAACAGCAGTAATGTAGGTAGTTCACGATGAAACCACTGAATTGACAACAATTCCGGCTCATACAGTTGCACAAAAACAGTCAAATTAGTAAAGAACTTGTTAGTTTTTATCAATCGTGAGCATCTATCAGTCAGACCTGAGGTATCCATTCGCAGCTAATTTCCTCCAACAACACCACCCCTTCAGCTCCTCTTTATCAGCAAATCTCTGAAACTCTCACCATTGGTTAAGCCAACATTCTCCCATTTTCCTCTGGTCATAAATATTGGTGAGGAGATCAGATTTCCTGTCTTCCACCATGACAAACTCTTGCATGTTCCactgttttaaaatttcaattttatagCCTTTAATTTCTCTAATGTGATGGAACtcctttgaaatttaaaaaaataaaaatggcacAGTTTGGGACCATAGCTTGATTTTCTCCAATTTTCTAAAGACACGAGATGTTTTAAGCAGGACCTGTCACATTAAATGGCAAGTCTAGGGCTATGAATGCAAGAGATTCTAGATCATTACAtacatcaatttttttcaatACAATTTCTTTTCAGGGAgagaagtgattttttttttttatttggagggGGAGGAAAAAGTCAGGGGTTGAACCCAGACTTCAAAGGCAACATCCTGCAGGTTTTACCTGTGCGATGCAAACATTAGGAAATAGAACTCCAGCAGGTAAGTTCAACGTCATTCTAATTGTTAATAAGAATACAAGCTAATGGGAAAATCCATTGGCATAAATGCATATATAAAATATACATAATGACATACATGGAAAAATTCCCCATGAAAAGTTTCCATTGGCATGCAATTAGATTTATAACAGAACAGCAACAGTAGTAGTAGTGAGTAGCagtaggaaaaataaataaataaatatataaataattttagTATAAAACTAATAACTATGTTTCTGTTAACataatttttctcatttttacaGCCTGGACATGGGGAGACACaaatttgataaaaatataaagaGGGAAATTTTTAAGATTCACATTCAATCCAATGAATCTGCATTCAAATACAGATTCCACTTGAAATATGACCGATCCTCGAGATTGACAATCCAGATGCCTTTACATGTGACCATGTGAAGCCACAGTGCATCTTAATAATATAATGAAGATATCAAACACTCTACTTCACTCCTAGAAAAGGTTGTGTTATGGAAACAAAAATACATAGAAGAATCAGTTTAAACCTTCAATCCTTCGATAAGACGCCCTGGCATGCTACCTATGTATGTCCTCCGATGTCCTCTAATATCAGCTTCATCTTTGACACCACCAAGAGATATCCGTACAAATTTTCTGCCCAGAGCAGCAGCTATTGACGATGCTAAAGATGTTTTTCCCACACCTGGTGGGCCGACAAAGCACAGTATGGGGCCTCTCGCATCTGGTTTAAGCTGTAAGGCATTTAATTTGAATAAGAACCACATTAACATAGGTCATATTGAAGAATTAGTACATAGGTTAAGCATCAAGAATTGGATAGGGAAAAAACCTTGCGAACAGCCAGATATTCTATAATCCTTTGTTTGACTTTGACTAAACCATAATGGTCACTATCAAGGCGCTCTTTTGCAGCTCTCAAGTCCAGTTCACACTCTTCACTGGCATTCTGCCAAGGCAGATCAGCAAGGAGCTCTAAATAAACACGAGAGCTACTATACCCAGGTTGCTGAGGTTGCATTTTTCTCAGTCGCCtggagaaaggaaaaagaaacaagaaaaggaTTAAATACTCTACTAATCCTTTCCACTTGAATTTTATGAAATATGCACTAAAATCTGGATTTTAATATTACGACCCCAAGAAAGTATCAGGTTTATATTAAACAACAATACAGGAAATCTTTCATTTTTGCACATCTTTTTAAATTTACAAGCTAGTAGCATACGTGTTAATAAACTTTGGATTCAGGAGGCTGTCCGTAATGCAACAAAGGAATAACATGAAAATGCTGCTAACAATTCTTCTCCATGGAAGTTTACAAGGGTAGTTCAGAAAGTTTTTAGGGAAAATATCCACAATACTGAAAACTCcggaaaaaaatccaaattcctGCATTGTATcacacaagtcataattagCTTGAAtttcaaagggaaaaaaatcactTCCATACAAACCCTGATGGCCATAAAAGAAAACATTAATCGGTGTTTTAGAATTCCTTATTTACCCTTAAAAATCCTAATCCAATaaaggcttcttttttttttttttttttttttggtgaataataaattcatttccaagagaaagaaagaagagggaatatACAATCCCAAGGGtcaaccaaagaaaagaaaaccaaagaaagaaaagaaaatgggcTAACAAGCCCCACTAAGTAGGGAGAGTAGAAGAATAGAATGGGGAAGACCCCAAGACACAACAATGCACATGTTCCTTGGGGTTATCCCTTACAAGGCGAGAAGGGAACATACTGAGCTTGGAACTAATaacaaagtagatggcattccaaatcacATCAAAGGAACAGGAGTTGGAAGTCCACCTATGAAGGCTACGTTCCATCCAGATGTGGTTGATGGAGGCGCAGAATCCATGCTTTCCAGCAGTGTCACAGATAGACAATCTTAtaaaagtcatatcaacccaaatccattccctaaCGAGGAAAGTGAACATCACCTACTATGCCAGCAAAGACTAAGTACTCTTTTCCATACAAAGGATGAGAAAAGGCAGCTGAGGAAGAGGTGATTCAGAACTTTGAAACCATTCCAACATAGGCAACAGGcaggcatagttgtcatggcatctcCTAGGCGTCACCAAGGCTGCGATTTGGCATCCTGGCGGAAAAAAAAGTTCATGatagtgctacgatttacgtgactcacaaatgatGGTCGCCATTGGTTGATAGGCGTCaccatggcaccgccatggatgccaggtcacgcctgattcactaggcggtcgattttttgtaaaatgcagggtgattttaatagggctatgttgatttttgatgatttgatgttgcttaatgttggttttatatgtcaTAGGGTATATACTGTAGACTTGTAGCATGacaaataactttagaaaataggggaaataaaaaagtagcatagtAATTAACTtcagaaaataggaaaaataaaaaatgacaagagCGATTTGACcaccatggcaacgccataatgggcgattcatcgccaaatcgattagccacctcTGCACCGCCTTGGATcaatttgacgccgtgacaactatgcaagcAGGACGGGCCTAAATATGTTGTCAGaggaggaaggattgggtagaGACAGTTGGAGAGGGCTCTCCTGCCTCTCCAGGCTGTGAAGTTGTGCCGAGGaatatggcctttaaaccaaacaACCTTACCCCAGGGGATAAGAGGATGGTGGGGAGAGCGAGGTTCCATACAAAAGAGGGTCATAACTTACCAGAAGGGGAGGGGGACTAGATGATTCTGTCACCCTTGCCACGTGCGACTTAGAGGATGGCCATTATGGTTGATCCAATGTAAATCCATTTCTCCAGGTAGTGAGGTTTACTATGATAATCCCAACAGTGGCCATTGATGTGAACCTATTTCTCTGGACAACACATCATCTGACAACAAGGCCACTGTTCCTACTACTACTTCAATTGACTGatgaacccccccccctttgctttttttttttagttatttccaATTTCTGAGATTTGGCTATATCATATAGTTGTGACTCATCCCCATCTATTTAAAGATGCAGTAGTTTCGTTTGAGAAAATGAGCTTCAAACCTCTGAGTCTCAACAACAAGATGAACACCTGCCTCTGTAGATCAGCATCTTAATTATTAACCAGCTACATCAGCAACAGGAGCAAGAAAATAAGTGAGTATCAAGAGCAGAACTCTACTTGCCCACTTGCCTCACTGAGCTCATCCATAGCTTCTAGAAAAACAATGCCGATGTACTGCAGTGAGAGATCCACCTAACTCTGATCTCCACTTGCCACTTCAATACTTCATGAACCAATCGATGTGATTGAAAGCATTCTTCATGAATCTGAGTAGTGACTTATATTTGTTCCATTTGTACCATGTGTCCAAAAGCAGTGGAGGTAATTCTAGCACGCAATCAAACAAAACAGCCAGCCTTCTGATGGAATGTGATGATGTGCCTTAACaatttcaacaacaacaacgacaGCCACAAGACAAGGTGGGAAAGCTCCAGCAGACTCATAGTCGGGTACTACAAGTTCATTGGTCTCATCATATCTGACAGCACTACACATTAGCAGAGATGATCCTAGATGATCATTTCACCGGTGACCAAGAAGGATAGGAAGCGTTAGTCATGGTCAACGGAATCAATCTTCTGCTGGGTCAGATAATTTTTACTGCATAATAAgggtaaatgaaaattttaaaagctCCAACAAATGTCTTCTGTGGAGGATTTTTTGGGTTCGTCTAGAAATGATATGTTTTCTCAAATTCAGGGCAATTACAACACattcaaaatattttcccttCTAAAGGATAATAAATTCATCATATGAGATTTATTTACatgcatatatattttttgtgggCATTTGAGGAAAATGAGGTGGCATACTCAAAGGACCCATGACGCAGTAACGCCATGCTTTATACAAAAGctctgaaagaaaaaaacataagcCATGTCCACTACCTTCAGATGGCAGATACACCCATTGAATTCTTCACACATAGAAGCCAACCAAAATGTCTTCTTGAATCCTCCAGCAGACCTTACAAACTTCAAAATTCCCGTCAAAAACCTATTTTTACTCTATTTTCAAGAAGTCAGACGTAGCGTCTTTCCTTCTGGTTGAAAATAATGCCCCTTATGACAATTACAAGTTGAAGCATTGCTAAATGCGTATCAGCATATCCCACAATTATTGAACTCTAGATGGACTCATCTGCACATCATATACAAACAGACAGTGACTGAGCGAAGGAATAGCAGAATCAGCTTAGGACAAAGGAAACACATACGTGGGGTACAAAGGTCCCTTATGGTCAGGTCACTAATTGTTGTATGAGTTTATTCTACAATATATGGATACCTTTGGGTTATAAAATCACTAActgtgaaacaaaaaaataagttttatTTCACAGATTTTACTTTTGGGTTGATAACAACCTTCTTGATGTCGCTGTCCGGTCTGATTCAAAACTGGTGATGCAGAATCAAGGCTGAACCATGTTGACCCTTCGAGCAATCTCGACCGAGACAAACCAGGTCTAAATTGATTTTTAAGTTTAATAGGATCTTTTAGGACTTATTAAATTAGGGCAAGATTGAGTTATTTATTTAGGGaaatatgtaatcttttatttcatcGTCATTAGGCTAATTAGGGAGTTgccaatttaaattttattgtgtttctatctTAGTCTAGGGTTTAGAAGAtattaggagattttatttgattttagttttagactttaattaggaaggcataatttcagtttcatataaaaaggcatgtaacccaactTGTTAAGCatgttttgaagaatgaattgaatgaaCGGTTATGGTGCCAGGTAGGTGCTTAATCTTGGTCGTGTGACCatcctcttccccccccccccacccacccccgcCCCTTGTGcgattctctttctctctttcttcccctatgaaatctctcttctttatttcttcttctgttctgttCCAGCAACCCTAGCAGTCCAACAAGAGACGTATCGATCTCCCTTGATTCTTCATCCTTCCATCTCAGATTCTAGGAACTGAGCCGATCCCCAAGGGTGACCCAGGTTGCCAAATCTGAGACTCATTAGTTCCTTGAACTAGGACTTCTAACCTGACTTACAAGTCTTATTTCTGTTCTACTTCTACCGCCAGAAAACTTTCAGGAGTTGTGCTTGTTTTCAGGTGAGATGATACTACCAGTGGCTTAAACAGGCTTATGAGTGAAGTTTCGAATTCCAGAATTTCAAACCCTTTAAGCTTCAATCGATTGAATCCCCTTCACCGCAAAGGAGTTCTCCTCTGTTGCTCACATCGCAGGTTAGAGGTTGAAGATGAACCCTCTTCCCATTTAACAATTAGAACCCTTTTAACCTCTTCCCACTTAACAATTAGAACCCTTTTAACCCTTTATTCCTCTATTGCCCTTCCTTCTACCTGGTTATTACCTTAAGTATCAGTTTACCCATCTATCCAGGAATACCCCTCCCTCATCTCACGTTACTCCATTCACTTGTTTCCAATTATTAGCTTGGTTTCCAGTAATTACTAATCTTCTAC
It encodes the following:
- the LOC122086658 gene encoding lon protease homolog 2, peroxisomal-like, which codes for MAESVELPSRLAILPFRNKVLLPGAIIRIRCTSASSVKLVEQELWQKEEKGLIGVLPVRDAAETTSVGSALSPGMGTESGERSPKVRVSTSDSQKVDGINQQELIHWHKRGVAARALHLSRGVEKPSGRVTYIVVLEGLCRFSVQELSARGTYYVARISRLDMTKAELDQAEQDPDLIALSRQFKATAMELISVLEQKQKTIGRTKALLETLPVHRLADIFVASFEISFEEQLSMLDSVDLKIRLAKAMELVDRHLQSIRVAEKITQKVEGQLSKSQKEFLLRQQMRAIKEELGDNDDDEDDVAALERKMQSAGMPPNVWKQAQRELRRLRKMQPQQPGYSSSRVYLELLADLPWQNASEECELDLRAAKERLDSDHYGLVKVKQRIIEYLAVRKLKPDARGPILCFVGPPGVGKTSLASSIAAALGRKFVRISLGGVKDEADIRGHRRTYIGSMPGRLIEGLKRVAVCNPVMLLDEVDKTGSDIRGDPASALLEVLDPEQNKTFNDHYLNVPFDLSKVIFVATANRVQPIAPPLLDRMEVIELPGYTPEEKLKIAMQHLIPRVLDQHGLSSEFLQIPEDMVKLVIQRYTREAGVRNVERNLAALARAAAVRVAEQEQTVPLSKGVHQMATPLMDARLADGGAEVDMEVIPIGVNNHEISNAFKSTSALIVDEAMLEKVLGPPKFDDREAAERVATPGVTVGLVWTSFGGEVQFVEAAAMVGKGDLHLTGQLGDVIKESAQIALTWVRARAADLKLATAGEINLLEGRDIHIHFPAGAVPKDGPSAGVTLVTSLVSLFTQQRVRADTAMTGEMTLRGLVLPVGGIKDKILAAHRYGIKRVILPERNLKDLVEVPSAVRNCMEIVLVKRVEDVLEQAFEGGCPWKQRAKL